A section of the Telopea speciosissima isolate NSW1024214 ecotype Mountain lineage chromosome 3, Tspe_v1, whole genome shotgun sequence genome encodes:
- the LOC122657000 gene encoding homeobox-leucine zipper protein ATHB-13-like isoform X2, which yields MSCNGMAFFPANFMLQTQHEEEHLPPTPLNPVLPSCSPQDFHGVASFLRRRSMSFSGVDVCEETNGEDDLSDDGSQVGEKKRRLNMEQVKTLEKNFELGNKLEPERKMQLARALGLQPRQIAIWFQNRRARWKTKQLEKDYDLLKRQFEAVKADNEALQTQNKKLQAVVPFELLRLVFECLRREEKRRESSTLAFGGLCLLFKSVTVEREIQDFLTGSAPKTVEQLLGFLEK from the exons ATGAGTTGCAATGGGATGGCCTTCTTCCCTGCCAATTTTATGTTACAAACTCAACATGAAGAAGAGCACCTGCCTCCAACACCTCTGAACCCTGTTCTTCCCTCGTGCTCACCTCAAGACTTCCATG GTGTTGCGTCGTTTCTAAGAAGGAGATCCATGTCATTTTCAGGTGTGGACGTCTGTGAAGAAACAAATGGGGAAGATGATTTATCTGATGATGGGTCACAggtgggagagaagaagaggaggctTAACATGGAACAGGTGAAGACTCTTGAGAAGAACTTTGAATTGGGTAACAAGCTTGAGCCTGAGAGAAAAATGCAACTCGCTAGAGCTCTTGGTCTGCAACCAAGACAGATTGCTATATGGTTTCAGAACAGAAGAGCTAGGTGGAAGACCAAGCAATTGGAGAAAGACTACGATCTCCTCAAAAGACAGTTCGAAGCAGTTAAGGCAGATAATGAAGCCCTCCAAACCCAGAACAAGAAACTTCAAGCCGTGGTACCCTTTGAACTCCTTA GACTGGTCTTTGAATgtctgagaagagaagagaagagaagagaaagtagTACTTTGGCTTTTGGAGGATTGTGTTTACTTTTTAAAAGTGTTACTGTGGAGAGAGAAATTCAAGATTTTCTAACAGGGTCAGCACCCAAAACGGTAGAACAGCTCTTGGGCTTCCTTGAAAAATAA
- the LOC122657000 gene encoding homeobox-leucine zipper protein ATHB-13-like isoform X1, with protein sequence MSCNGMAFFPANFMLQTQHEEEHLPPTPLNPVLPSCSPQDFHGVASFLRRRSMSFSGVDVCEETNGEDDLSDDGSQVGEKKRRLNMEQVKTLEKNFELGNKLEPERKMQLARALGLQPRQIAIWFQNRRARWKTKQLEKDYDLLKRQFEAVKADNEALQTQNKKLQAVILALRSREPTESINLNKETEGSCSNRSENSSDINLDISRTPAIDSPLSSHPNRPLFPSSSIRPAATVTQFLQNSSRSELHCQKMDQTVQDEGLCNMFCSIDDQPGLWPWPPEQHHFQ encoded by the exons ATGAGTTGCAATGGGATGGCCTTCTTCCCTGCCAATTTTATGTTACAAACTCAACATGAAGAAGAGCACCTGCCTCCAACACCTCTGAACCCTGTTCTTCCCTCGTGCTCACCTCAAGACTTCCATG GTGTTGCGTCGTTTCTAAGAAGGAGATCCATGTCATTTTCAGGTGTGGACGTCTGTGAAGAAACAAATGGGGAAGATGATTTATCTGATGATGGGTCACAggtgggagagaagaagaggaggctTAACATGGAACAGGTGAAGACTCTTGAGAAGAACTTTGAATTGGGTAACAAGCTTGAGCCTGAGAGAAAAATGCAACTCGCTAGAGCTCTTGGTCTGCAACCAAGACAGATTGCTATATGGTTTCAGAACAGAAGAGCTAGGTGGAAGACCAAGCAATTGGAGAAAGACTACGATCTCCTCAAAAGACAGTTCGAAGCAGTTAAGGCAGATAATGAAGCCCTCCAAACCCAGAACAAGAAACTTCAAGCCGTG ATATTGGCTCTGCGAAGTAGAGAACCAACAGAATCAATCAACCTCAATAAAGAAACTGAGGGTTCTTGCAGCAATAGAAGTGAGAACAGCTCTGACATCAACTTGGATATCTCAAGAACACCAGCAATCGATAGTCCTCTATCATCCCACCCAAACAGACCACTCTTCCCATCATCATCTATCAGGCCAGCCGCGACTGTGACCCAATTCCTCCAAAACTCATCAAGGTCAGAACTCCATTGCCAGAAGATGGATCAAACTGTTCAAGATGAGGGGCTCTGCAACATGTTCTGCAGCATTGACGATCAACCCGGATTATGGCCGTGGCCGCCGGAGCAGCACCATTTCCAATGA
- the LOC122653792 gene encoding uncharacterized protein At3g28850-like, whose translation MGCASSKQSKCRHCGKDPSLSRSNSVPLHLPVPVHHPAQRNGDSYHIVALTSSTLGSLKLDSPLHNHYDHHDHISTNNGTTALYKHNDDDHEEDYDNSDDDVSDHNCREKKQRNNSINTQHNSESKEVFSREIRLAKTWSDMIDQKIPKVVPTTPIRTPPGEPENINTWELMEGLEDSSHLRLPSFADPERCFSFHAVCNASPFDLSSPKLKQGNGNETHIPPWLQISNTDPDPDPDPDPDPDPNPKPKPIVSDFDPEIISTFRKALEEISPTNTSLLRSPEEAEKMVSPINNGWCLILSSKEEEVDTHYNVLNGGFMTTTGCHQCPPGGEDKVVIYFTSLRGVRKTYEDCCQVRVIMKGLGVRLDERDVSMHFGFKEELKELLGDRYRGIGLPRVFVKGNYIGGVDEIRQLHEDGGLEKLVHGCEKVDDSCGGGGLCEACGDIRFVPCKRCSGSCKIYYESGDHEDEEEEEEEEDTTHESEYGFVRCPDCNENGIVRCPVCC comes from the coding sequence ATGGGCTGTGCAAGCTCCAAGCAATCGAAATGCCGCCACTGCGGCAAGGACCCATCTTTATCTCGGAGCAATTCAGTGCCTCTTCACCTTCCCGTCCCCGTCCACCACCCAGCCCAGCGTAATGGCGACAGTTACCACATAGTCGCCCTCACTTCTTCCACATTGGGTTCTCTCAAGCTTGATTCCCCCCTACACAATCACTACGATCACCATGATCACATCTCCACCAATAATGGTACTACTGCTCTCTACAAACACAACGACGACGACCACGAAGAAGATTATGACAACAGTGACGACGATGTCTCGGATCATAATTGCagagagaagaagcagagaaatAATTCCATTAATACACAACACAACAGCGAAAGCAAGGAGGTATTTTCCAGGGAGATACGATTAGCCAAGACGTGGTCCGACATGATCGACCAGAAGATCCCCAAGGTCGTTCCCACGACCCCTATCAGAACCCCACCGGGCGAACCAGAGAACATCAACACCTGGGAATTAATGGAAGGCTTAGAAGACAGCAGTCATCTCCGCCTCCCCAGTTTCGCAGACCCAGAACGCTGCTTCTCCTTTCACGCTGTCTGCAATGCCTCCCCTTTTGATCTCTCTAGTCCCAAATTAAAGCAGGGAAACGGCAACGAAACGCACATACCCCCATGGCTTCAAATATCCAACACCGATCCTGATCCTGATCCTGATCCCGATCCCGATCCCGATCCcaatcccaagcccaagcccatcgTCTCGGATTTTGATCCGGAGATTATCTCGACCTTCAGAAAGGCCCTCGAAGAAATATCGCCGACGAACACTTCCCTTCTCCGGTCGCCggaggaggccgagaagatggTATCCCCGATCAATAACGGGTGGTGTTTGATCCTGTCATCCAAGGAAGAGGAGGTGGACACCCACTACAACGTGTTAAACGGTGGTTTCATGACGACCACTGGGTGTCATCAGTGCCCACCAGGTGGGGAGGACAAGGTAGTGATATACTTCACGAGCCTGAGAGGGGTTAGGAAGACTTACGAAGATTGCTGCCAGGTGAGGGTGATCATGAAAGGGTTAGGTGTTCGATTGGACGAGAGGGACGTATCGATGCACTTCGGGTTCAAAGAAGAGCTGAAGGAGTTGTTAGGGGATAGGTACAGAGGTATTGGGCTGCCCAGGGTGTTCGTGAAGGGGAATTACATTGGTGGTGTCGATGAGATAAGACAATTGCACGAGGACGGAGGTCTAGAGAAACTTGTTCATGGGTGTGAGAAGGTGGACGATtcctgtggtggtggtgggttgtGCGAGGCCTGTGGGGATATTAGGTTTGTGCCCTGTAAGAGGTGTTCGGGGAGTTGTAAGATCTATTACGAAAGTGGAGATCATgaagatgaggaggaggaggaggaggaggaggacacTACTCATGAATCTGAATATGGGTTTGTACGATGCCCTGATTGCAATGAGAATGGGATCGTACGGTGCCCTGTTTGTTGTTAG